The DNA segment AGCATCGGCGCCAGGAACTACGTAATCTTCCCGGTAAAATTCTCTTACAGAGCGTGCTTCTACGTAGTTGTCCCAGCTCACAAAGCCTTCCAGCTGAGAATAAGCTGCCGACAATCCAGACAATGCCCGGTCTTTATTGATCCAAAAGTTATCTACTGTAAGCTGATCCGGCACACTCTGTTCCAGCTCAGATTTTTTGCAACCCATTACTGCCATTAGCAGGAACAAGCCTATATATAGTTTATTCGTTTTCATTTTTCGTTTTTTTATGGTGATTAAAATGTCAACTGTAGTCCCATGAGCCATCTTTTGTTCTGAGGATACATCAAACGGTCTACACCGTTGTTCAGGACATTAAAATTTCCTACCTCCGGATCCAGTCCGCTGTATTTACTGAAGGTGACCAGGTTTTGTCCGCTGACATAGATCCTGAGTTTCGAAACTTTCAGGCGTTCCAGTACAGATTTAGGAAGGCTATACCCCAGTTGAACCAATTTTAAGCGCAGGTAAGATCCGCTTTCCAGGAAACGCGTAGATTCACGTGCATTTTGATTGGGATCTCCGAGCACGGCTCTTGGCATATCTGTTCCCGTATTTTGTGGAGTCCAGGCATTGAGGGTGCTGGCCAGGAAATTTCTTCCGGCTTCCATTCCTTCCAGTTCAAAACGGTTCCCGTTATAAATCTTATTTCCTGCTACACCCTGCCAGAACAAGGAAAGATCGAAGTTTTTATAATTGGCCGCAAGGTTCAGGCTATATTCGTACTTCGCGAAACCCGAGCCCTGATAAGTTTTGTCTTTTTCATCGATCGTACCATCACCATTGGTATCTCTGAATCGGATGTCCCCGGCTTTCGCATTTGGCTGCAAGACATCACCAGCGTTGTTTTTATAACCTGCAGCTTCTGCATCGGATTGAAAAATACCGTCAGCCTCATATAAATAAAAAGCACCGATTTCTTTTCCTACCATCGTTTGTGTTGGAATATGGTCTGTCCCAAACCGCAGTCCTGTACCATATAAAATCTGGTCTTTATTGGCCAATGTCAGGACCTCATTTTTCAATAAACTGATGGCGCCACCGATGTCAAACTGCCAATCATTGTGATCGAAGTGATAATTGGTTTCCAGTTCCAGTCCTTTATTGGCAATCTTGCCCACATTCAGGATCGGATTGTCGACACCTGCTGAAGGCGGTACTTCTTTAGTGATCAGTAAGCCATCAGTGATGTTGTTAAAATAGTTGATGGCACCCGATAGTTTGTTGTCAAAAAGTCCAAAATCAAGACCAATGTTCTTAGATTTAATCGTTTCCCATTGCAGGTCCAGGTTTTGAAGCGTGTAGGCAGCAGAACCCGGCCATGGCGTCGCACCGGAGCCCTGTACAGAACCACCGGACCAGTTGTTACGGGTAGTCATGAGGGCCTGATGGTCGTAATATCCCAAAGCACCTTCATTTCCAAGTTCTCCATAACTCGCACGAAGTTTCAGGTTATTCAGCCATTTGACCTCATTCAGAAAAGATTCCTTGTGGATATTCCAGCCCAGGGAAACTGAAGGGAATACGCCATATCTTCTGTTTTCTCCAAATACAGAAGAACCATCTCTTCTGACAGAAACTTGTAAAAGATATTTATTGTCATAGGCATAGTTTAACCTTGCCAGCGTAGAAAGGCGGACATATTTATTGTTTGTTCCAGAAGCATTGAATGTTCCGCCAAGACCGGCAGAAATGGTGTTGAAATCCGGATTGGTAAATCCTCCCGGAACTTCTGTTTCTACAATTTTTCCGTTTACGACAGTCCTTACAATAGTTTTTCCATCCGCAGTTACGCTGATAAAACGGTTTGTTTTTTCCTGCGCGGTATAACCTGCAAGAAGTTTCAAGCTGTGTTTACCGATATTCAGGTCGTAATTCAGCAAATGTTCCATTAAGCGTTCCTTGTAAAGAGAGTTCCTGTTGAATACCCTTGTATAGGAAACCAGAGGATCATTCGCATTGGCGCGATATGGTGGATTGAAAGCATACTCATCCGTCCTTGCATTGATGTAATTCAGGTTGGCAGTATATTTTAATCCCTTGATGATGTCCAGTCCGAAGCGGATATTCCCGCCCAGATAATTGGTTTTAGAATTGGCATCCAGAAAATGATCTGCAGCAATAGGGTTCTGAAATTTCGGCAATCCGTTTTCCGTTAACCCATAGCCGTATTTTTCCTTCTCATCAAATACAGGAAGTAATGGCGATTGGAAATAACTATCTTTCTGATCAAATTTGGCGGCTTCAGATCTGGTTTCCGAATAGATAATGTTACTTTCTACCGTTAACCGCCCTTTTTTAAACTCATTTCTGGACCTTACTGATTTTTTATTGAACTCAGAGCCGATAAAGGTTCCTCGGTCGTCGGTCAGGTCACCGCTTAAAGAGTAGGTCAGGTATTCCCCTCCACCTTTAAGGTTGACATTGTAATTCTGTGAAATGCCTTTGCGGTTAATTAAATCCTGCCAATCTGTATTTATACCTGTATTTTTAGACAGGTAAGCCGGTAAAGCCGGAGCAGAAGGACCTGCATTGGTGTACATCATGGTATGCAGCTTTTTATAACCCTCGGCATCCAGGAATTTAAATTGCTCTGTTGGCCTTACGATGCTGTAGAAGGAAGAAAAATCGATCACAGGGGCACCTTGTTTTCCTTTTTTGGTCGTGATGAGGATCACCCCGTTGGCACTGTTGGAACCGTAGATCGATGCCGCAGCACCGTCTTTAAGGACTTCAATAGAGGCAATGTCACCATTACTGAGGTAATAAGGATTCCCGGGTGTACCATCGATAATATACAGCGGCTGATGTGCACCAAAGGTGCCGATCCCCCGCAACCTGACATCCGAAGATTGGCCTGGATTTCCGCCGGGACTGCTGATGGATAATCCGGCAACCCTCCCCTGAAGCGCGTTGATGGGATTGCTGGCCGCCACCTGTTCCAGCTTTGTGCCACTTACCGAACTTACGGCACTGGTCAGGTTACTCCGTTGCTGGGTTCCGTACCCTATTACCACCACTTCGTCGAGTCCTTTCATGTCCATCAATAGTTTTACCAGGATGTCTTTTCCGGGAATGACCGGAATTTCCTGTGCCACATAACCTACCGCAGAAAAAACCAGGATGTCTTTTTCCAAAGCGGAAATCCGGAACTTTCCTTCAGAGTCTGAAGTAGTTCCCGTTTTGGTTCCTTTAACTTTAATGGTAATTCCCGGAAGGGGCTGGTCTATTTCATTAAGGACCTGACCTTTTATGGTACCGGTCTGAGCAAATACACTGTTGCCGGCGAGCGCCGAGAACAGGCAGAAAGCAAGCATGAGCCAAGCGAATTTACTGCTCCATAAATTGCTTATTGGCAATCGTAAATCTTTAATCATAATATTTGGTTTGAGTTGATTGATTCAATCAAACTTAATATGAGCATGATCCGAAAAACGAATTCTGTACCCCTACATGTATGCTGTCTTACCCCTACAAGACCTCTACATAAGTTAAAAACATTGCAAGAATGTGCTTTAAAACGACTTTAGGTAATCGTTAAGGTTATCGTTCTGCTGCAAGCCAAAATGCTTCCGCAAGCGGTACCTCGCCATTTCCGCAGACTTCACGGAGATGTTGTTCAGCGTCGCAATCTCTTTAATGGAAAGATTTAATCTGATCTGGGCGCAAAGTCTTCGTTCATTCTGACTGAGGTGAGGAAACTTCTGCTGCAGGTTATAAAAAAAGTCCTGGTATTGGGTTTCTACCTTGAGGTTAAAATCTTCCACATACTTCTCCAGATTGATGTCGTACTTAAACTTATTGACCAGCTTATGCAACTGATGAGGGATCTCTACCGGTTCGGTTCTATCCAGCCCACCAAGCTCTTCAATGAACTTTACAATCAGGTCATTCCTGTGCGCAATATATAAAGCGTAATTCTTCAGTTCAATATGGTTAAAGTCCAGCCGTTCATTCAGGGCCTTCTTATCCAGAACAGTATGTTCCAATTCCCTTTCAATTTCCTGTTGTTTAATCGCGGCCAGCTCGGCTTTTTTCCTTTGCCTGTTTCTCAGCTTGCCATACAGGAGCACGCCAATGACAATTAACAATACCACAATAATGGCAAGAGCATTCCGCTGAAAGGATTTGAGACTTTCCTTCACGGAAAGCGCCTCCAGCTGTCGCTCTTTCTCCTGCGCCTCACGCTTCAGGGTAAGGGTGAGTAAAGCATTTACTTTGTTTTTAGACAGAAATTCTTCTCTAACGGCATTATAACGATTGGTGTTCTCAAAAGCTTGCCGGTAATCGCCCATGCGTTGATACAAGAGAGAAAATACCTTATAGTTGTCCAACAGGTTTTCTTTTTTGGAGTTCGAACTACTTTGATCAATAAATGTCCTTGCTTTTTTTAAGGCAGCCAAAGCCTCCCCGTTTCTCCCGAGGTTAATCAGGGAGTAAGCCATCTGGTTGTTCAATTCTGCAAGTGAAAGCAATTGTTTGGTAGAGTACTGCAGGGCGAGGTTAAAATAAACAATGGCCTGTTTGTAATTCTTATTGTTGTTGCTGCAAATGCCCAGGTTATTGTAAGCGGCGCTGATCAGGGCTCTTTTATTATGTTTCTCGGCCATGACGAGTGCTTGTTTAAAAAAGCCTTCGGCCTTTCCATATTCATTTTTAAGCTGATAAATTAAACCGATGGCATTTAATGACAGCCCCGTTTCATCTGGATTCTGATGTGTTTTATAATACTCGTAGGCCATGGTATGGTACTTCAGGGAAAACTCCGCATTTTCCACATCGTAATAAATCCACCCCAATAAGGTATAGGTGGCGCCCATTTTAGCCGGTTTATCCAGATCTTTATAGATTTCCAGCGCATCAAAGGAATATTCGAGGGCAAGATCATAAATATCATTGTACAAATAACCCTCCGATAAGATGACGAGGGCATCGGCTTCCAGTTCTTTGTATTTGTTTTCGTAAGCTAAGAGGTAGGCTTCGTAAGCCGAGGCAATGGCCTGATTGGTAGAATCCCTGTTTAAGCTTTTCGCCCGTTTATTTAAGGCGGTAATTCTGGCTTTAACGACGCTTTCAGTACTCCCGGAACTTAAAGGTTTATCCCCCTGTCGGTTTGCCTCACAGCTCATCAACAGTTGAAGCATCAAAAAACAGAACAAGGCAAACAGTTTCTTTTGGTTAGTGTGGTTCATCATTTGTTGGGCACAAACCAAATATAGCTTTTTCTGCTGCGTTAAAAAAGGCAATATCTAAAGAAAGATTACCGGAAGCGCGATTTATCCTTCAACGGATTCTGTTGAATTGTCAAGATGTACAATATTTTTGAC comes from the Pedobacter sp. FW305-3-2-15-E-R2A2 genome and includes:
- a CDS encoding TonB-dependent receptor translates to MIKDLRLPISNLWSSKFAWLMLAFCLFSALAGNSVFAQTGTIKGQVLNEIDQPLPGITIKVKGTKTGTTSDSEGKFRISALEKDILVFSAVGYVAQEIPVIPGKDILVKLLMDMKGLDEVVVIGYGTQQRSNLTSAVSSVSGTKLEQVAASNPINALQGRVAGLSISSPGGNPGQSSDVRLRGIGTFGAHQPLYIIDGTPGNPYYLSNGDIASIEVLKDGAAASIYGSNSANGVILITTKKGKQGAPVIDFSSFYSIVRPTEQFKFLDAEGYKKLHTMMYTNAGPSAPALPAYLSKNTGINTDWQDLINRKGISQNYNVNLKGGGEYLTYSLSGDLTDDRGTFIGSEFNKKSVRSRNEFKKGRLTVESNIIYSETRSEAAKFDQKDSYFQSPLLPVFDEKEKYGYGLTENGLPKFQNPIAADHFLDANSKTNYLGGNIRFGLDIIKGLKYTANLNYINARTDEYAFNPPYRANANDPLVSYTRVFNRNSLYKERLMEHLLNYDLNIGKHSLKLLAGYTAQEKTNRFISVTADGKTIVRTVVNGKIVETEVPGGFTNPDFNTISAGLGGTFNASGTNNKYVRLSTLARLNYAYDNKYLLQVSVRRDGSSVFGENRRYGVFPSVSLGWNIHKESFLNEVKWLNNLKLRASYGELGNEGALGYYDHQALMTTRNNWSGGSVQGSGATPWPGSAAYTLQNLDLQWETIKSKNIGLDFGLFDNKLSGAINYFNNITDGLLITKEVPPSAGVDNPILNVGKIANKGLELETNYHFDHNDWQFDIGGAISLLKNEVLTLANKDQILYGTGLRFGTDHIPTQTMVGKEIGAFYLYEADGIFQSDAEAAGYKNNAGDVLQPNAKAGDIRFRDTNGDGTIDEKDKTYQGSGFAKYEYSLNLAANYKNFDLSLFWQGVAGNKIYNGNRFELEGMEAGRNFLASTLNAWTPQNTGTDMPRAVLGDPNQNARESTRFLESGSYLRLKLVQLGYSLPKSVLERLKVSKLRIYVSGQNLVTFSKYSGLDPEVGNFNVLNNGVDRLMYPQNKRWLMGLQLTF